A portion of the Parasteatoda tepidariorum isolate YZ-2023 chromosome 5, CAS_Ptep_4.0, whole genome shotgun sequence genome contains these proteins:
- the LOC107452788 gene encoding uncharacterized protein, producing MFTVGSTSVSAHNATKSSIQRYLKSREHRQIHTRSRKYFQRSASHFSGGFAIESKISNLPVNVDCISDFNLEKSVPDDIDNQNDFSYSQKLFHISDGNLYSIFSPIQGRSYGMKPSFLRKQKYTVQECHGRGRKSMRKGLKFHNFLPSESVTSEKDNGPSKSKWKVHSECRLREEHGTKQITISNWSQSVQEPSDDPECQNSVLSNYNSYTVKQNDNIDTDNKSNAPDEQVASDSNPYDFEPNVEDNVISVMESLENIRETNAIELKKKDCSKLSHLRKGSLKSVLNSLLDKPMLTENNICDLPEAHTKFLQSQKHRRKPVQTRRVVPYTKYLSILEEDDSCPLDLSSKCFEEKCPVSGEFSEKNKLSCDAFSAEPKPSFLKPTSISSSNPKIISVKNSDSAVSQSALAHLLQKQVVPPLILLSSPLTHPLNVGSAFSQMNGTVLKGTETDAQKHQFNLTPNRIKLKTNYPPMNSNPGPSFSGNMQYAVHKSFVKNSQPKSRRRSSQRSVIKKNLEDTFKQNGFLVKTKQVSDGEATFCKFRQLRKYTRYYLKSWQQHLPDEVHKMWKGFLPPKTVLPPVSGLNEPTNGFH from the exons ATGTTCACTGTTGGTTCCACATCAGTATCTGCTCACAATGCTACTAAAAGTTCTATTCAACGATATTTGAAATCCCGTGAACATCGTCAAATACATACAAGGTCacgcaaatattttcaaagaagtgCAAGTCATTTTAGTGGTGGATTTGCTATTGAATCTAAAATATCTAATCTACCTGTCAATGTTGACTGCATCAGTGATTTCAACCTAGAAAAATCAGTTCCAGATGATAT AGATAACCAGAACGACTTCAGTTATTCTCAAAAATTGTTTCACATTTCTGACGGAAATCTCTACAGTATTTTTTCACCCATTCAGGGAAGAAGTTACGGAATGAAGCCTTCATTCCTCAGGAAGCAAAAGTACACTGTCCAAGAGTGTCATGGCCGTGGACGTAAAAGTATGcgaaaaggtttaaaatttcacaattttttaccATCAGAAAGTGTCACCTCTGAAAAAGACAATGGACCATCGAAATCAAAATGGAAAGTCCATTCTGAATGTCGATTAAGAGAAGAACACGGGACCAAGCAGATTACCATTTCTAATTGGTCACAGAGTGTTCAAGAACCTTCTGACGATCCAGAATGCCAAAATTCAGTTCTTAGCAATTACAATTCATACACAGTTAAACAAAATGATAACATTGATACTGATAACAAAAGCAATGCTCCTGATGAACAAGTAGCCAGTGATAGCAACCCATATGATTTTGAACCAAATGTGGAAGACAATGTTATTTCCGTCATGGAATCATTGGAAAATATTAGAGAAACTAATGCTATTGAACTTAAAAAGAAAGACTGTAGTAAGTTATCCCACTTGAGAAAAGGCTCATTAAAGTCAGTTTTGAACTCTTTATTAGATAAGCCAATGCTGACAGAAAATAATATCTGTGATCTTCCAGAAGCACATACTAAGTTTTTGCAAAGTCAAAAGCACAGAAGAAAGCCTGTCCAGACCAGGAGAGTAGTGCCTTATACAAAATATCTATCAATACTGGAAGAAGATGATAGTTGTCCTCTAGACCTTTCATCAAAATGCTTCGAGGAAAAGTGCCCAGTGTCAGGGGAATTCTCtgagaaaaataagttaagcTGTGATGCTTTTTCAGCTGAGCCAAAaccaagttttttaaaacctaCTTCAATCTCATCCTCTAATcccaaaattatttcagttaagaATAGTGATAGTGCTGTGAGTCAGTCTGCTCTTGCTCATTTGCTTCAAAAGCAAGTTGTTCCACCTCTTATCCTTTTGTCCTCTCCATTAACTCATCCTCTTAATGTTGGATCTGCATTTTCACAAATGAATGGAACAGTATTAAAAGGAACTGAAACAGATGCTCAGAAACATCAGTTTAATTTGACACCAAATCGAATAAAACTCAAGACTAATTATCCTCCCATGAATTCAAATCCTGGGCCATCATTTTCTGGCAACATGCAATATGCCGTTCATAAATCCTTTGTCAAAAACTCTCAGCCAAAATCCCGCCGTCGCAGCAGCCAGAGGtcagttataaaaaagaatttagaagatacatttaagcaaaatgggtttttagtaaaaactaaACAGGTTAGTGATGGTGAAGctacattttgtaaatttcgacaattaagaaaatacactagatattatttaaaaagttggcaACAACATTTACCTGATGAAGTTCATAAAATGTGGAAAGGATTTCTTCCCCCCAAAACTGTTTTACCACCGGTTTCAGGATTAAACGAACCAACCAACggttttcattaa